A single window of Methanoregula sp. DNA harbors:
- a CDS encoding M23 family metallopeptidase, producing the protein MSAKHSLLILIIGIALVLAAGCIQPAAEQPKAPETSFVNMTVPFPPIPVASTDGVNLAYELELKAANDITLAPEKVEVIDPVTGKVIYTADGELLSALYHPASVPPPTPAELQNGTGKVPVPRISIWFVVSPDAVPDRLSHRLTLNRTAAGLSPLTITGGDVAVQKGLAPVVVGPPMQGPGWLAMETTSPLTHHFRAQITMNGVPRVPQRYAQDWILVDPATGQAAHGNATLARNYYGFGKEIHAVAGGTVVDASDVLPDIETIYSAPPATVATAAGNYVIVDIGNKKYACYAHMVNGSVRVKPGESVKEGQVLGLMGNSGNSDIPHLHFQVVTDKASFLGAEGYPHVYRSFNVIGKVNQTLAEERLSRPGYSINQMWSEFSKIVTFDKEPVPQQSRLMENNVIVRFP; encoded by the coding sequence ATGTCCGCGAAGCATTCTCTCCTCATCCTCATTATCGGCATCGCCTTGGTCCTTGCTGCAGGATGCATCCAGCCTGCAGCTGAGCAGCCTAAGGCACCGGAAACATCCTTTGTGAACATGACCGTTCCGTTTCCGCCCATCCCGGTCGCGAGTACGGACGGCGTCAACCTTGCCTACGAACTTGAACTCAAAGCGGCAAATGATATAACGCTTGCGCCGGAGAAGGTCGAGGTCATCGACCCGGTCACCGGAAAAGTCATCTACACCGCCGACGGCGAACTGTTATCTGCCCTGTACCACCCGGCAAGTGTCCCGCCGCCCACACCGGCCGAGCTCCAGAACGGCACGGGAAAAGTCCCCGTCCCCCGAATATCGATCTGGTTCGTGGTCAGCCCTGATGCCGTACCGGACCGGCTCTCCCACCGGCTCACCCTGAACCGGACCGCAGCCGGCCTTTCCCCCCTGACCATAACCGGCGGTGACGTTGCCGTACAAAAAGGTCTTGCACCGGTGGTCGTCGGTCCCCCGATGCAGGGCCCGGGCTGGCTTGCGATGGAGACGACTTCGCCGCTGACACACCACTTCCGCGCCCAGATCACCATGAACGGCGTTCCCAGAGTCCCCCAGCGGTATGCCCAGGACTGGATCCTCGTGGACCCGGCAACCGGGCAGGCTGCTCATGGTAATGCGACCCTTGCCCGGAACTATTACGGGTTTGGCAAAGAGATCCATGCGGTTGCGGGCGGGACGGTCGTGGATGCCTCAGACGTCCTGCCGGATATCGAAACGATCTACTCCGCCCCGCCGGCAACGGTCGCCACCGCGGCAGGAAACTACGTCATCGTAGATATCGGGAACAAAAAATACGCCTGCTATGCCCACATGGTCAACGGGTCGGTCCGGGTGAAGCCCGGTGAGAGCGTGAAAGAAGGCCAGGTGCTCGGCCTGATGGGCAATTCCGGCAACTCCGACATCCCGCACCTCCATTTCCAGGTCGTGACGGACAAAGCGTCCTTCCTCGGTGCCGAAGGCTATCCCCACGTGTACCGCTCGTTTAACGTGATTGGAAAAGTCAACCAGACGCTCGCCGAGGAGCGGCTCTCCAGGCCGGGTTATTCGATAAACCAGATGTGGTCTGAATTTTCAAAAATTGTCACCTTTGATAAAGAGCCGGTGCCCCAGCAGAGCCGGCTCATGGAGAACAATGTGATTGTCAGGTTCCCCTGA